From the genome of Pelobacter propionicus DSM 2379, one region includes:
- a CDS encoding acyl-CoA thioesterase has product MEQNCFSIEMAVRDYECDMQGVVNNAVYQNYLEHARHEYLKSIGIDFADLTARGINLVVTRAEIDYRMSLKSGDRFAVEVSPERLSPLRIGFRQRILRLPDRTIAVQALIIGTALSATGRPRIPAELDALLRRG; this is encoded by the coding sequence ATGGAGCAGAACTGTTTTTCGATCGAAATGGCGGTGAGGGATTACGAGTGCGACATGCAGGGGGTGGTGAACAACGCCGTGTACCAGAACTACCTGGAGCATGCCCGCCATGAGTACCTGAAGAGCATCGGCATCGACTTCGCCGACCTCACGGCCCGTGGCATCAACCTGGTGGTGACCAGGGCAGAGATCGACTACAGGATGTCACTGAAAAGCGGCGACCGTTTCGCGGTGGAGGTCTCTCCCGAACGGCTCTCGCCGCTGCGCATCGGCTTCCGCCAGCGCATCCTCCGCCTTCCCGACCGCACGATAGCCGTCCAGGCCCTGATTATTGGAACGGCGCTGAGCGCCACGGGGCGGCCACGGATACCGGCGGAGCTGGATGCCCTGCTGAGGCGCGGCTGA
- a CDS encoding MarR family winged helix-turn-helix transcriptional regulator: MEKVTGITGPQLWAIKRIAENAPIKGAELARRMYLHPTTIVGILDRLETRGLVVRTRSKVDRRVVEVNLTEQGNELVRNAPEVAQGILVQGLEKLPEERLLKISEGIEELIRILDAREIPPQLMRSREVNLPHDESAHPPA, from the coding sequence GTGGAAAAAGTAACCGGCATTACCGGCCCGCAGCTCTGGGCGATCAAGAGAATCGCCGAAAATGCGCCCATCAAGGGCGCCGAACTGGCGCGGCGCATGTACCTGCACCCCACCACCATCGTCGGCATACTGGACCGCCTGGAAACACGCGGTTTGGTGGTGCGCACCCGCTCAAAGGTCGATCGGAGGGTTGTGGAAGTCAATCTAACGGAACAGGGAAATGAACTGGTACGCAACGCCCCCGAGGTTGCCCAGGGCATCCTGGTTCAGGGGTTGGAGAAACTGCCCGAAGAGAGGCTGCTGAAGATTTCGGAGGGGATCGAGGAGTTGATCCGGATTCTCGATGCACGGGAAATTCCTCCGCAACTGATGCGGTCACGGGAAGTAAACCTGCCCCACGATGAGAGCGCGCATCCCCCTGCCTGA
- a CDS encoding tetratricopeptide repeat protein produces the protein MINILRFFVLMLVVSLLCGFLSGAGGDERLRRGDEYLQARQWEEAIDEYRAALSERPEWPAALERLADALMAAGKDGEAISTYERLLRLDESRGSVRYTLGVLHERGGRLKEAESQYRECLRQEPDNDDARRHLADIYVLRGNLTLATKEYRQLITRQPANPLFYFRLARVLKKNRRYGEAIKEYRRAIELAPHNAELRRELAELYCKRGMGDGAIGQYRELLRLDNRDTEARNSLISLYVKLHRYGALRQLLQEGVERFPDDPDSHFRMGLMHDFAREYQAAISEYRKALALKNDHARALKGLGKIYLKLGKTTKAKECLVAARKADPDLQEAQELLNSLRERPVVKKSRKNSRKSTLQRSTKKKYRSSRTSRRSKVSSVKSKKSKKSRKSTEVKKSKKSRKSTEVKKIGKKRNSGSSGAKR, from the coding sequence ATGATTAATATTTTACGTTTTTTTGTTCTAATGCTGGTCGTCTCGCTGCTCTGCGGTTTTCTCTCGGGCGCTGGTGGCGACGAACGGTTGCGTCGTGGGGATGAATATCTGCAGGCGCGTCAGTGGGAGGAGGCAATCGACGAGTATCGAGCGGCACTCTCGGAGCGCCCGGAGTGGCCGGCGGCCCTGGAGCGGCTTGCCGATGCCCTGATGGCCGCCGGAAAGGACGGGGAGGCAATCAGCACCTATGAACGCCTCCTGCGTCTGGATGAGTCGCGGGGATCGGTGCGCTACACGCTGGGGGTCCTCCATGAACGTGGTGGTCGCTTGAAGGAGGCCGAGAGTCAGTATCGCGAGTGCCTGCGGCAGGAACCGGACAACGATGATGCGCGGCGCCACCTGGCAGATATCTATGTTCTGCGCGGCAATCTCACCCTGGCAACGAAAGAGTACCGACAGCTCATCACGCGGCAGCCGGCTAACCCGCTATTTTACTTCAGGCTGGCCAGGGTTCTGAAGAAGAATCGCAGGTACGGTGAGGCCATCAAGGAGTACCGCCGGGCCATCGAACTGGCCCCCCACAACGCCGAACTGCGTCGAGAGTTGGCGGAGCTTTACTGCAAAAGGGGGATGGGGGACGGCGCGATCGGCCAGTACCGCGAACTGCTGCGGCTGGACAACAGGGATACGGAAGCGCGCAACTCTCTGATCTCTCTCTACGTCAAGCTGCACCGGTACGGAGCCCTGCGCCAACTGTTGCAGGAGGGGGTGGAACGGTTTCCTGACGACCCCGACAGCCACTTCAGGATGGGGCTGATGCACGACTTCGCCCGGGAGTATCAGGCGGCCATTTCCGAGTACCGCAAGGCCCTGGCGCTTAAGAACGACCATGCCAGGGCTTTGAAGGGGCTGGGGAAAATCTACCTGAAGCTCGGCAAAACGACCAAGGCCAAGGAGTGTCTGGTGGCTGCGCGCAAGGCGGATCCGGACCTGCAGGAGGCACAGGAACTCCTGAACAGCCTGCGGGAACGCCCTGTGGTGAAGAAGAGCCGGAAAAATTCCAGGAAGAGCACGCTCCAGCGGAGTACGAAAAAGAAGTACCGTTCGTCGCGAACGAGCAGGCGTTCCAAAGTCTCCTCCGTGAAGTCCAAGAAGTCCAAAAAGTCAAGGAAGTCTACAGAGGTCAAGAAGTCCAAGAAGTCAAGGAAGTCTACAGAGGTCAAGAAGATCGGGAAGAAGCGGAACAGCGGTTCATCCGGGGCGAAACGCTGA
- the kamA gene encoding lysine 2,3-aminomutase, with protein MSIYTKIQQAIARKIGKSTELSHWKDWRWQLRHAIRDIATFERLLGIKFDAERKRELEETIDKFPLSITPYYLSLIDRTNYAVDPVFRQAFPSPDELQVTSCEHEDPLHEDADSPVPGITHRYPDRVLFQVSNICSMYCRHCTRKRKVGDVDSIPGKDEIMLGLEYIRRTPVVRDVLLSGGDPLMLPDSHLDWILRELRAIPHVQVIRIGSRMPVVLPYRITPGLIRVLSRYHPLWLNTHFNHPREITTSAREALSRLANAGIPLGNQTVLLAGVNDCPMIIKTLMQRLVENRVRPYYLYQCDLSEGLSHFRTPVGKGMEIMESLVGHTSGFAVPTYVIDAPGGGGKIPVMPNYLITLATNKVVLRNYEGVITTYQEPEKYEAVFCDRNCADCRLELNMEGTGEYSAVGIERLLSDFHETISLTPEDNIRMKRRSNGRPD; from the coding sequence ATGAGCATATACACCAAAATTCAGCAGGCAATCGCACGGAAAATAGGCAAGAGCACCGAGCTGTCCCACTGGAAGGACTGGCGCTGGCAGCTGCGCCATGCCATACGGGATATCGCCACCTTTGAACGGCTGCTTGGCATCAAATTCGATGCTGAACGAAAGCGGGAACTGGAAGAAACCATCGATAAGTTTCCCCTCTCCATAACCCCCTACTACCTCTCCCTGATCGACCGCACGAACTATGCCGTCGATCCCGTCTTCCGCCAAGCCTTTCCCTCGCCGGATGAGCTGCAGGTCACCTCCTGCGAACACGAGGACCCGCTTCACGAGGATGCCGACAGTCCGGTGCCGGGAATAACCCACCGCTATCCCGACCGGGTGCTGTTCCAGGTCAGCAACATCTGCTCCATGTACTGCCGCCACTGTACGCGCAAGCGCAAGGTGGGGGACGTGGATTCGATTCCGGGGAAGGACGAGATCATGCTGGGGCTGGAGTACATTCGCCGCACCCCGGTGGTCCGCGACGTGCTCCTCTCGGGGGGGGACCCGCTGATGCTTCCCGACAGCCATCTGGACTGGATCCTGAGAGAACTGCGCGCCATCCCCCATGTGCAGGTGATCCGTATCGGCAGCCGCATGCCGGTCGTGCTTCCCTACCGCATCACTCCCGGCCTGATCCGCGTTTTGTCCCGGTATCATCCGCTCTGGCTGAACACCCATTTCAATCACCCCCGGGAGATCACCACGTCGGCCAGGGAGGCGCTGTCCCGCCTGGCCAATGCCGGCATCCCCCTGGGCAACCAGACCGTACTTTTGGCGGGAGTGAACGATTGTCCCATGATCATCAAGACTCTGATGCAGCGACTGGTGGAGAACCGGGTGCGACCCTACTACCTCTACCAGTGCGATCTTTCCGAGGGACTTTCCCACTTCCGCACGCCGGTGGGCAAGGGGATGGAGATCATGGAGAGCCTGGTCGGCCATACCAGCGGTTTCGCCGTGCCGACCTACGTCATCGACGCGCCGGGAGGAGGGGGCAAGATCCCGGTCATGCCCAACTACCTGATAACCCTGGCAACCAACAAGGTGGTGCTGCGCAACTACGAAGGGGTGATCACCACCTACCAGGAGCCGGAGAAGTACGAGGCGGTGTTCTGCGACCGCAACTGCGCCGATTGTCGCCTGGAGCTGAATATGGAAGGAACCGGAGAGTATTCGGCCGTCGGCATCGAACGCCTGCTCTCCGATTTTCACGAAACCATCTCTCTGACTCCGGAGGACAATATCCGCATGAAACGGAGGAGCAATGGCAGACCGGATTGA
- the ablB gene encoding putative beta-lysine N-acetyltransferase, which produces MADRIELIGRSVIQHGPGNDRVYLMKQHPDDAPALPEKLDRLASEEGYSKIFAKVPSGSAGHFLAAGFGVEAEIPGFYPTGEPVCFLGKYLTPERRREKRPALVREVLSAASTAAGRPGEGKPPLPDGYSWAVAGEGDADELAVLFGQVFDSYPFPIHKASFIVSSMKGATLYFGVRQGEGVVAASSAEMDPDSKSVEMTDFAILPAYRGQGIALFLLQRMEEAMEQRGIRSFFTIARAYSFGMNITFARNGYHFAGTLTNNTNIAGSLESMNVWYKTRHYYAADMDSRSWRCRTY; this is translated from the coding sequence ATGGCAGACCGGATTGAACTGATCGGGCGCTCGGTGATCCAGCACGGCCCTGGCAATGACCGGGTCTATCTGATGAAGCAGCACCCGGACGATGCTCCCGCTCTCCCCGAAAAACTGGATAGGCTGGCAAGCGAGGAAGGCTACTCAAAGATCTTCGCCAAGGTCCCCTCCGGATCGGCGGGCCATTTTCTCGCCGCCGGCTTCGGGGTGGAGGCGGAGATCCCCGGTTTCTATCCCACCGGAGAACCGGTCTGCTTTCTGGGGAAGTACCTGACGCCGGAGCGTCGCCGGGAGAAGCGTCCCGCCCTTGTCCGGGAAGTGCTCTCCGCCGCCTCGACCGCGGCAGGGCGTCCGGGGGAGGGAAAGCCCCCTCTTCCCGATGGGTACTCCTGGGCTGTGGCGGGGGAAGGGGATGCGGATGAGTTGGCTGTGCTCTTCGGCCAGGTCTTCGATAGCTACCCCTTTCCCATCCATAAGGCCTCGTTCATCGTCAGTTCTATGAAGGGGGCGACGCTCTATTTCGGTGTGCGTCAGGGAGAAGGTGTGGTCGCCGCTTCATCTGCCGAGATGGATCCGGACTCCAAGAGCGTGGAGATGACCGATTTCGCCATCCTGCCCGCATATCGCGGACAGGGGATCGCCCTGTTTCTGCTGCAACGGATGGAGGAGGCCATGGAACAGCGGGGCATCCGCTCCTTTTTCACCATTGCCCGGGCCTATTCCTTCGGCATGAACATCACCTTTGCCCGAAACGGTTATCACTTTGCAGGCACCCTGACAAATAATACGAATATTGCCGGCAGCCTGGAGAGCATGAATGTCTGGTACAAGACGCGTCACTACTATGCCGCTGATATGGATTCGCGCTCATGGCGTTGTCGAACATACTGA
- a CDS encoding (Fe-S)-binding protein: MERIIREEIVGFVRKSPDNRFPESRVPFFDAPQIGFASARDPLFEQFKQIIGDFHLTPAEIMRDCHGPAMGEAETVICWILPITRTTRESNRHQERVPSREWALTRGSGEQFNTLLRMFVVDLLRQRGVLAVAPLLSGMWSPIRQEPVGLASTWSERHAAYVAGLGTFSLSDGLITERGIAHRCGSVITNARITPTPRTARDHQSNCLYFSRGSCGLCIQRCPVGAISRQGHDKERCREYVYETLRNATGREYGTTESGCGLCQTGVPCEACIPPASKTRQLTLQPAHKG, encoded by the coding sequence ATGGAACGGATCATACGCGAGGAGATCGTCGGCTTTGTGCGCAAGAGCCCCGACAACAGGTTCCCGGAGAGCAGGGTCCCCTTTTTCGACGCACCGCAGATCGGCTTCGCCTCGGCCAGGGATCCCCTGTTCGAGCAGTTCAAACAGATCATAGGCGACTTCCACCTGACCCCGGCTGAAATCATGAGGGACTGCCATGGCCCGGCTATGGGTGAGGCAGAGACCGTGATCTGTTGGATTCTCCCCATCACCCGCACCACCAGGGAGAGCAACCGCCACCAGGAGCGGGTTCCTTCACGGGAGTGGGCACTGACCCGCGGCAGCGGCGAGCAGTTCAACACCCTGCTGCGAATGTTCGTGGTCGACCTGCTCAGGCAGAGGGGAGTACTGGCGGTGGCGCCGCTCCTCTCCGGCATGTGGAGCCCCATCAGGCAGGAGCCGGTGGGACTGGCCTCCACCTGGTCCGAGCGTCACGCCGCCTATGTGGCGGGATTGGGCACCTTCAGCCTCAGCGACGGCCTGATCACGGAGCGGGGAATAGCCCACCGCTGCGGCAGCGTCATCACCAATGCGCGCATCACGCCCACGCCGCGAACCGCCCGGGACCACCAGAGCAACTGCCTCTACTTCAGCCGGGGAAGCTGCGGCCTGTGCATACAGCGCTGTCCGGTGGGGGCCATCTCCCGCCAGGGTCACGACAAGGAGAGATGCCGGGAGTACGTCTACGAGACCCTGCGCAACGCCACCGGCCGGGAGTACGGCACCACGGAAAGCGGTTGCGGTCTCTGCCAGACAGGGGTACCCTGCGAGGCCTGCATCCCCCCCGCAAGTAAAACGAGACAACTGACCCTGCAACCGGCTCATAAGGGCTGA
- a CDS encoding citrate lyase holo-[acyl-carrier protein] synthase, whose product MSSAESRSSILAAREARQELLDRHSGTFPAFIFLSLNIPGECKTPPGTEELFSWALERLETSLPHLHLVERGSDRLGPFALLAAGQEAAQVKRLCVSQEESSPVARLIDLDVYDRSGVQIGRGSLGLPPRPCLVCHHPAVDCMRLGRHNYPELAACAERLLAEFSKAGG is encoded by the coding sequence ATGTCATCCGCAGAGTCAAGGAGTAGCATCCTGGCGGCCCGGGAGGCCAGACAGGAGCTCTTGGACCGCCATAGCGGCACATTCCCCGCTTTCATATTCCTCTCCCTCAACATCCCCGGTGAGTGCAAGACCCCACCCGGTACGGAAGAGCTCTTTTCCTGGGCACTGGAACGGCTGGAGACCAGCCTCCCCCATCTGCACCTGGTGGAGCGGGGCTCGGACCGGCTGGGCCCCTTTGCCCTGCTGGCTGCCGGTCAGGAAGCCGCCCAGGTGAAGCGGCTCTGCGTCTCCCAGGAGGAGAGCAGCCCTGTGGCGCGACTGATCGACCTGGACGTCTACGACAGAAGCGGCGTCCAGATCGGCCGCGGCTCCCTGGGACTCCCCCCCCGCCCCTGCCTGGTCTGCCATCACCCGGCAGTGGACTGCATGCGCCTCGGCCGGCACAACTACCCGGAACTGGCGGCATGCGCCGAGAGGCTACTGGCGGAGTTCAGCAAAGCAGGTGGCTGA
- the citF gene encoding citrate lyase subunit alpha: MALNSLGRTIPDSFAGSKLIPYQDPWSLMPHTLRATRPTKRIPHNDRKVLSGIREAIIASGLKDGMTISTHHSLRNGDYVLNQVIREIDALGIRDIRIASSSIHPVHAEIIPAIRKGVITSLECGVNGLIGELISKGELSCPVIVRSHGGRARALITGEVGVDVAFLAAPCCDDYGNFNGFSGPSACGSLGYAMVDAQHARTVVALTDNLVPYPAVPVGISQSVVDYVVAVESIGDPAKIVSTTTRITTDPIGLQIAKHAAQVIESSGLLKDGFSFQTGTGGISLAVAEQVRGLMRRGNIRGSFGCGGITGHFVDMLEEGLFQALFDVQCFDLKAVESIARNRNHQEISATMYANPFNSGAVVNRLDCVILSATEVDVDFNVNVNTESNGYLLHNTGGHSDTAAGAKLSIIVAPSIRGRLPIIRDEVTTITTPGETVDVVVTERGIAVNPRHPELKAELLRRRAPVKEIRELRDEIYELTGVPRPLEFEDDVVGLVEYRDGSIIDVIRRVKE, translated from the coding sequence ATGGCGCTGAATAGCCTGGGGCGCACCATCCCCGACAGCTTTGCCGGCAGTAAGCTGATCCCCTACCAGGATCCCTGGTCGCTCATGCCCCACACCCTGCGGGCCACCCGGCCGACCAAGCGCATCCCCCATAACGACAGGAAGGTGCTCTCCGGCATCCGGGAGGCGATCATCGCCTCGGGACTTAAGGACGGCATGACCATCTCCACCCACCACAGCCTGCGCAACGGCGACTACGTCCTCAACCAGGTGATCAGGGAGATCGACGCACTGGGTATCCGTGACATCAGGATCGCCTCCAGCTCCATCCATCCGGTGCATGCCGAGATCATCCCCGCCATCCGCAAGGGGGTGATCACCTCCCTGGAGTGCGGGGTCAACGGCCTGATCGGCGAGCTGATCTCCAAGGGCGAGCTCAGCTGTCCGGTCATTGTCCGCTCCCACGGCGGGCGGGCTCGCGCCCTGATCACCGGGGAGGTAGGGGTGGACGTGGCTTTCCTGGCCGCCCCCTGCTGCGACGACTACGGCAACTTCAATGGCTTCTCCGGCCCCTCGGCCTGCGGCAGTCTGGGGTACGCCATGGTGGATGCCCAGCACGCCCGCACGGTGGTGGCGCTGACCGACAACCTAGTTCCCTACCCAGCCGTACCGGTGGGCATCTCCCAGAGCGTGGTGGACTATGTGGTTGCGGTGGAATCCATCGGCGACCCGGCCAAGATCGTCTCCACCACCACCCGTATCACCACCGACCCCATCGGCCTGCAGATAGCCAAGCACGCAGCGCAAGTAATCGAGTCCTCCGGCCTGCTGAAAGACGGCTTCTCCTTCCAGACCGGCACCGGCGGCATATCCCTGGCCGTTGCCGAACAGGTGCGGGGCCTGATGCGCCGGGGGAACATCAGGGGCAGTTTCGGCTGCGGCGGCATCACCGGGCACTTCGTGGACATGCTGGAGGAGGGGCTGTTCCAGGCGCTGTTCGACGTGCAGTGCTTCGACCTGAAAGCGGTGGAATCCATCGCCAGGAACCGCAACCACCAGGAGATCAGCGCCACCATGTACGCCAATCCCTTCAACAGCGGGGCGGTGGTCAACCGTCTGGACTGCGTGATCCTGAGCGCCACCGAGGTGGACGTGGACTTCAATGTCAACGTCAACACCGAATCCAACGGCTATCTGCTGCACAACACCGGCGGCCACAGCGACACCGCCGCCGGGGCCAAGCTCTCCATCATTGTCGCCCCCTCCATCCGGGGGCGCCTGCCCATCATCAGGGACGAGGTCACCACCATCACCACGCCGGGGGAGACGGTGGACGTGGTGGTCACCGAGCGGGGTATCGCCGTCAATCCCCGCCACCCGGAGCTGAAGGCAGAACTGCTCCGGCGCCGGGCGCCGGTCAAGGAGATCCGCGAGCTGCGCGACGAGATCTACGAGCTGACCGGCGTACCGCGGCCGCTGGAGTTCGAGGACGATGTGGTCGGGCTGGTGGAGTACCGCGACGGGTCGATCATCGATGTCATCCGCAGAGTCAAGGAGTAG
- a CDS encoding HpcH/HpaI aldolase/citrate lyase family protein produces the protein MPEFQLRRSLLYVPGNMPSMLQNVPLFTCDAVIIDLEDAVPLNEKDAARILVKRFLESHTRRNKEILVRINPLDSKWAYHDLKAVLPFLPDGIRLPKADTPEIVEHLDTMLTEFEEELGLEIGRFRILPSIESAQGVINANDIARTSKRVFGLGFGAEDYTASMEIERTKGGEELFNARMTILWAAKAAGIQAIDTIFADLNDMEGLRRETELAKKLGYTGKCMVNPRQIDVIHDVFAPKQEEVDYALQVIDAIKRARTMGTGVISLKGKMIDAPVVKRAARVLRTAFAHGLVDEIIHEEDIHGAE, from the coding sequence ATGCCGGAATTCCAGCTGCGCCGGTCGCTGCTCTACGTGCCGGGCAACATGCCGTCCATGCTGCAGAACGTGCCGCTGTTCACCTGCGACGCCGTGATCATCGATCTTGAAGACGCCGTCCCGCTGAACGAAAAGGACGCCGCCCGCATCCTGGTGAAACGCTTCCTGGAGAGCCACACCAGGCGCAACAAGGAGATCCTGGTACGCATCAACCCCCTGGACAGCAAGTGGGCCTATCACGACCTGAAGGCGGTGCTCCCCTTTCTTCCCGACGGCATCCGCCTGCCCAAGGCCGACACGCCCGAGATCGTCGAGCACCTGGACACCATGCTGACCGAATTCGAGGAAGAGCTGGGGCTGGAGATCGGCCGCTTCCGCATCCTCCCCTCCATCGAGAGCGCCCAGGGGGTGATCAACGCCAACGACATCGCCCGCACCTCCAAACGGGTCTTCGGACTCGGCTTCGGCGCGGAGGATTACACCGCCAGCATGGAGATCGAGCGCACCAAGGGGGGGGAGGAGCTGTTCAACGCCCGCATGACCATACTCTGGGCAGCAAAGGCCGCCGGCATCCAGGCCATCGACACCATCTTCGCCGATCTCAACGACATGGAGGGACTGCGCCGGGAGACCGAGCTGGCCAAGAAACTGGGCTACACCGGTAAGTGCATGGTCAACCCGCGCCAGATCGACGTGATCCACGACGTCTTCGCCCCCAAGCAGGAAGAGGTGGACTATGCCCTGCAGGTCATCGACGCCATCAAGCGCGCCCGCACCATGGGCACCGGCGTCATCTCCCTGAAGGGCAAGATGATCGACGCGCCGGTGGTCAAGCGCGCGGCGCGGGTGCTGCGCACCGCCTTTGCCCACGGCCTGGTGGACGAGATCATTCACGAGGAGGATATCCATGGCGCTGAATAG
- a CDS encoding PPC domain-containing DNA-binding protein produces the protein MSGFRYKEYKQGRRFILKIIPGESLVECITQFALTENIHYAVILSAVGSVRDVCLRGIKSGAKLPITPARVNTHLLEGPLELLSLTGNIVPDETNTPDCHLHIMAGKSSCDVIGGHLFDARVFATCEIVLTELVVEGVERHHSTSGGIPTIYFNEE, from the coding sequence ATGAGTGGCTTCAGATACAAGGAATACAAACAGGGGCGGCGCTTCATCCTCAAGATCATTCCGGGCGAGAGCCTGGTGGAGTGCATCACCCAGTTCGCGCTCACGGAAAACATCCACTATGCAGTGATCCTCTCCGCCGTCGGCTCGGTGCGGGACGTCTGCCTGCGCGGCATCAAATCGGGGGCCAAGCTCCCCATCACCCCGGCCCGGGTCAACACCCACCTGCTGGAGGGGCCGCTGGAGCTGCTCAGCCTGACCGGCAACATCGTTCCCGACGAGACCAACACCCCCGACTGCCACCTGCACATCATGGCCGGAAAATCATCCTGCGATGTCATCGGCGGCCACCTCTTCGATGCCCGGGTGTTCGCCACCTGCGAGATCGTGCTGACCGAGCTGGTGGTGGAGGGGGTCGAGCGTCACCACTCCACATCCGGCGGCATTCCCACCATCTATTTCAACGAGGAGTAA
- the citD gene encoding citrate lyase acyl carrier protein: MTITKKGQAGTMQSSDLMVFVEPADELTVEIESTVKKQFEHLIRAKLGQVLAKQGVTRGRIRISDRGALDYAIEARLEAALQRAREV; this comes from the coding sequence ATGACAATCACGAAAAAGGGACAGGCCGGCACCATGCAATCCAGCGACCTGATGGTGTTCGTTGAACCGGCGGACGAGCTGACCGTGGAGATCGAATCCACGGTCAAGAAGCAGTTCGAGCACCTGATCCGCGCCAAGCTGGGACAGGTGCTGGCCAAGCAGGGGGTCACCAGGGGCAGAATCCGCATCAGCGACCGGGGCGCACTGGACTACGCCATCGAGGCGCGCCTGGAAGCGGCGCTGCAACGGGCCAGGGAGGTGTGA
- the citC gene encoding [citrate (pro-3S)-lyase] ligase, with the protein MITELHSPPDIRAAHGLVEQSGLSFEEGFDELLGIHEQGKLVAVGARVDNILKMFAVEPSHQGQELLARMVTELVRRGFAAGFESLFVFTKPEHVTTFQSLNFSLLASQEQVALLEYGRGLERWLASQRSLIRNGTNGAVVMNCNPFTRGHRHLVESAARQVDTLYLFVVAEDRSAFPFQVRLQLVRQGVGDLANVLVLGTSHYAISGATFPTYFLKRDDPVARIQMELDLTLFASRIAPFFRITRRFVGNEPCCGLTFRYNECMKSLLPPHGITLTEVERICAGGEVISASRVRQALANNDRATLELLVPDSTSAFLMSSEADPIRDKLRHDRGVFR; encoded by the coding sequence ATGATTACGGAACTGCACTCTCCCCCTGACATACGGGCGGCGCACGGGCTCGTGGAGCAAAGCGGACTCTCCTTCGAAGAGGGATTCGACGAGCTGCTGGGCATCCACGAACAAGGCAAACTCGTGGCAGTAGGCGCGCGGGTCGACAACATCCTTAAAATGTTCGCCGTTGAGCCGTCCCACCAGGGGCAGGAACTCCTGGCCAGGATGGTCACCGAGCTGGTCAGGCGCGGATTCGCCGCCGGCTTCGAATCCCTGTTCGTCTTCACCAAGCCGGAGCACGTTACCACCTTCCAGTCGCTCAACTTCTCGCTTCTGGCCAGCCAGGAGCAAGTGGCGCTCCTGGAATACGGCAGGGGGCTTGAGCGCTGGCTCGCATCCCAGCGCTCTCTGATCAGGAACGGAACCAACGGCGCGGTGGTAATGAACTGCAACCCCTTCACCCGCGGCCACCGGCACCTGGTGGAAAGCGCGGCCCGGCAGGTGGACACCCTCTACCTGTTCGTGGTGGCCGAGGATCGCTCGGCATTCCCCTTTCAGGTCCGCCTCCAGCTGGTGCGCCAGGGGGTGGGGGACCTGGCCAACGTCCTGGTTCTGGGCACCTCCCACTACGCCATCAGCGGCGCCACCTTTCCCACCTACTTCCTGAAGAGAGACGACCCGGTGGCCCGCATCCAGATGGAACTGGACCTGACCCTGTTCGCCTCCCGCATCGCCCCCTTTTTTCGCATCACCCGTAGATTCGTGGGCAACGAGCCCTGCTGCGGCCTGACCTTCCGCTACAATGAATGCATGAAGAGCCTGCTCCCCCCCCATGGCATAACCCTCACCGAGGTGGAGCGCATCTGCGCGGGCGGAGAGGTCATCAGCGCCTCGCGGGTGCGGCAGGCGCTGGCAAACAATGACCGTGCGACGCTGGAACTGCTGGTGCCGGACAGCACGTCAGCTTTTCTGATGAGCAGCGAAGCCGATCCCATTCGAGACAAACTACGCCATGACAGGGGAGTCTTCAGATGA